The following coding sequences are from one Tachysurus vachellii isolate PV-2020 chromosome 7, HZAU_Pvac_v1, whole genome shotgun sequence window:
- the dhrs4 gene encoding dehydrogenase/reductase SDR family member 4, with the protein MLRAVSKCLLTNPVAGGRMMSYSSLTGKVAIVTASTDGIGLAAAQALGRSGAHVVVSSRRQANVDKAVSLLRSENIQVTGTTCNVGNKGDREKLINMTVEQCGGIDILVSNAAVNPFFGNILESTDEVWTKILDVNVKCSFLLTKLVVPHMEKRGGGSVVLVSSVGGYQPMTGLGPYSVSKTALLGLTRALAPELAQSNIRVNCVAPGIIKTRFSSALWQNEEIASEFLKMLSIKRLGKPEDIGGVIAFLCSDDASYITGETVTVTGGINCRL; encoded by the exons ATGTTGAGGGCTGTGTCGAAGTGCCTTTTGACCAATCCTGTCGCTGGTGGAAGAATGATGTCATACAGCAGTCTCACTGGAAAAGTTGCCATAGTTACTGCATCCACTGATGG TATTGGCTTGGCAGCTGCTCAGGCGCTGGGGAGAAGCGGGGCTCATGTTGTTGTGAGCAGCCGTCGACAGGCCAATGTGGACAAGGCTGTGTCGCTGTTACGCAGTGAAAACATTCAAGTGACCGGCACTACTTGTAATGTAGGAAACAAAGGGGACAGAGAAAAACTGATCAACATG ACTGTGGAGCAGTGTGGAGGTATTGACATACTGGTCTCTAACGCAGCTGTGAACCCGTTCTTCGGGAACATTTTAGAATCCACCGATGAGGTCTGGACTAAG ATATTAGATGTCAATGTGAAGTGTTCATTCCTTCTAACAAAACTTGTCGTGCCTCACATGGAGAAaagagg AGGTGGCTCAGTTGTGTTAGTGTCTTCAGTAGGAGGCTACCAGCCAATGACG GGTCTGGGTCCGTACAGCGTGAGTAAGACCGCACTGTTGGGTCTAACGCGAGCTCTCGCTCCTGAACTCGCACAGAGTAACATCAGGGTCAACTGTGTGGCTCCAGGAATCATCAAGACACGCTTCAGTTCTGCT CTTTGGCAGAATGAAGAAATTGCTTCTGAGTTCCTGAAGATGCTCAGCATTAAAAg GTTGGGGAAACCAGAGGATATTGGTGGTGTGATTGCTTTCCTGTGTTCAGACGATGCCTCATACATCACAGGAGAGACTGTTACAGTCACAGGAGGCATTAACTGCAGACTGTAG
- the LOC132848859 gene encoding E3 ubiquitin-protein ligase TRIM39-like produces the protein MVTLSRRTLKVAFMVILVIILVLLGGVIITGYRLNEVTDQLNTGVCKEFPDLSRKEGIVPEEVWSWIVAAKADMTLNPHSAHYLLEVSSDGKSLYQASLESPPRVPTIETYLLCICVSSKNQLNSRVYFELMVTQRVPWTLGLRTESFNADRSPDTDPDAGIWTIASAEGKIIINDGNASPTLHVTPAMLGLYLDYARGQVSFYDSVAKRHIHTYLTTFNEKLRFYAAVHVDMQENHGMLISFV, from the exons ATGGTCACTCTGAGTAGGAGGACACTGAAAGTGGCATTCATGGTTATCCTCGTCATTATTCTCGTCCTCCTCGGCGGAGTCATTATCACTG GATATAGATTAAATGAAGTGACCGATCAGCTTAACACAG GTGTTTGTAAGGAGTTTCCAGATCTGTCGA GAAAGGAGGGCATTGTTCCAGAGGAAG TGTGGAGTTGGATCGTAGCAGCTAAAG CTGATATGACTCTTAACCCTCATTCGGCTCACTATCTTCTCGAAGTGAGCAGCGATGGTAAAAGTCTCTACCAAGCGTCTTTAGAGAGTCCTCCCAGAGTCCCGACGATTGAGACATACCtactgtgtatctgtgtttcaTCTAAGAACCAGCTGAACTCCAGGGTTTACTTTGAGCTGATGGTGACACAGCGTGTTCCGTGGACTCTGGGGCTGCGTACCGAGTCTTTCAATGCAGACAGAAGCCCTGATACAGATCCTGATGCTGGCATCTGGACGATTGCCTCAGCAGAgggtaaaataataatcaatgaTGGTAATGCCAGTCCCACACTGCACGTCACACCGGCTATGCTTGGACTGTATTTAGACTACGCAAGAGGTCAAGTGTCCTTCTACGATTCAGTGGCTAAAcgtcacatacacacttatcTTACCACCTTTAATGAAAAACTTCGTTTCTATGCAGCTGTTCACGTTGATATGCAGGAGAACCACGGCAtgcttatttcatttgtttaa